One stretch of Paenibacillus sp. FSL R5-0341 DNA includes these proteins:
- a CDS encoding sigma-70 family RNA polymerase sigma factor, with the protein MANRLQLLLASDFHNLGSALQEEVYYEYYNMVHGLIVYIIKERAAAEDIIQEAFIKIIKNKPLFEDEVKLKAWLKVVTRNTAINYLRKNKNNRNQVDTDSVFIDMETMNQTAASVESMVETQMMQESIEHYLGQLKPEYRVLVELRWKKGLSYREMAELLDTSEDIVKQRLFRARGSIKKKLHKEWGGSIEQRQVR; encoded by the coding sequence ATGGCCAATCGGCTTCAGTTACTACTCGCCTCAGATTTCCATAATTTAGGCTCTGCACTTCAAGAAGAAGTGTATTATGAATATTATAATATGGTACATGGTCTTATCGTTTATATCATCAAGGAGCGTGCTGCTGCAGAAGATATTATTCAGGAAGCTTTTATCAAAATCATTAAAAACAAACCCCTTTTCGAAGACGAGGTCAAACTGAAAGCCTGGCTCAAGGTCGTCACAAGGAATACAGCTATTAATTATCTGAGAAAAAATAAAAATAACCGTAACCAAGTGGATACGGATAGTGTTTTTATAGATATGGAGACGATGAATCAGACGGCAGCTTCCGTGGAAAGCATGGTGGAAACGCAGATGATGCAAGAGTCCATTGAACATTATCTCGGACAGCTCAAACCCGAATATCGTGTACTGGTGGAGTTACGGTGGAAAAAAGGTCTCTCCTACCGAGAGATGGCTGAACTGCTGGATACCTCCGAAGACATTGTGAAGCAACGTTTGTTCAGAGCCCGCGGCAGTATCAAGAAGAAATTACATAAGGAATGGGGTGGAAGCATTGAGCAAAGGCAAGTCCGATAA
- a CDS encoding aldose 1-epimerase: MTQQNAAFEEQFGEIPAVWLRFNQFEAAVIPSVGANLVAFRNTEKGFRYLREPNQDQMDEFMAAPAVYGIPILSPPNRYEDGRFPWNGKVYQLPVNEPATGNHLHGFLHDAEWKVEGYGSDQLESYVLLSQDVKEGHTFHQYLPFTFTVTLRYSLSSQGLQQQLIVRNNGKEYMPNLFAFHTAIAVPFAPDSQASDYTAKITIGQRRELNERSLPTGQFQPLTPEEEQLKKDGVSPFFAAMDNHYTAEPQNGRNYMELTDHRTGDKLVYDVGTSYKHWMIWNNNMGGEFFCPEPQMNLVNAPNVEGIPAEEIGLIGLEPGELFEQTSRLYPIASQK, from the coding sequence ATGACACAGCAAAATGCAGCATTCGAAGAACAATTTGGAGAGATTCCGGCCGTCTGGCTTCGTTTTAATCAATTTGAAGCGGCAGTTATTCCAAGCGTGGGTGCCAACCTCGTCGCTTTCCGGAATACCGAAAAGGGATTCCGTTACTTGAGAGAGCCGAATCAGGATCAGATGGATGAGTTTATGGCTGCACCTGCGGTCTATGGAATTCCAATTCTTTCTCCGCCGAACCGTTATGAGGATGGTCGCTTCCCCTGGAATGGTAAAGTCTATCAATTGCCTGTGAACGAACCGGCTACAGGTAACCATCTGCATGGATTTTTGCATGATGCTGAGTGGAAGGTTGAGGGATATGGTTCTGACCAATTGGAGAGTTATGTGCTGCTTAGCCAGGACGTGAAAGAGGGACATACATTCCATCAGTACCTGCCGTTTACGTTCACGGTAACGCTTCGTTACTCTTTGAGTAGCCAAGGACTTCAGCAGCAATTGATCGTGCGCAATAACGGTAAGGAATACATGCCTAACCTGTTTGCATTCCACACGGCGATCGCTGTACCGTTCGCACCAGACAGCCAAGCCTCGGACTACACGGCCAAAATTACGATTGGACAACGCCGTGAATTGAATGAGCGTTCGTTGCCAACTGGACAATTTCAACCGCTTACACCTGAGGAAGAACAATTGAAGAAAGACGGAGTTAGTCCGTTCTTTGCAGCTATGGATAATCATTACACCGCAGAACCTCAGAATGGGCGTAACTATATGGAACTTACGGATCATCGTACTGGAGACAAACTGGTATATGATGTGGGTACATCGTACAAGCATTGGATGATCTGGAACAATAACATGGGTGGCGAATTCTTCTGTCCTGAACCACAGATGAACCTGGTTAATGCCCCGAATGTTGAAGGCATCCCGGCGGAAGAAATCGGATTGATCGGTCTGGAGCCAGGTGAACTGTTCGAACAAACTAGCCGATTGTATCCCATTGCGTCACAAAAATAA
- the gerQ gene encoding spore coat protein GerQ has protein sequence MPSMSVTPGMVSPSSTSVPPLVSSGSPMTPTGAVITTTAPQFEQSYIENILRLNLGKFGTFYMTYEGNKEWNARIFQGIIEAAGRDHIIISDPKTGRRIMLLMVNFDYATFDEPLLYQYPGVVGNYPQAPSR, from the coding sequence ATGCCTTCCATGTCAGTAACACCAGGTATGGTATCACCAAGCTCCACAAGTGTACCCCCACTCGTATCCAGCGGAAGCCCAATGACACCAACGGGTGCAGTCATCACTACAACGGCTCCACAGTTTGAGCAGTCGTACATTGAAAATATTTTGCGTCTGAACCTCGGGAAATTCGGTACGTTCTACATGACATACGAAGGCAACAAAGAGTGGAACGCTCGTATATTCCAAGGTATCATTGAAGCAGCGGGCCGTGACCATATTATCATCAGCGACCCGAAGACAGGAAGACGGATCATGCTGTTGATGGTCAACTTCGACTATGCTACATTTGATGAGCCGTTGTTGTATCAGTATCCTGGCGTAGTAGGAAACTACCCACAAGCTCCAAGCAGATGA
- a CDS encoding hemolysin family protein, whose translation MLNLLLIGLLVLMNGFFVSAEFAMVKVRGSRIEALVETGNKNAIYASNIVRNMDAYLSACQLGITLASLGLGWLGEPAIAHLLEPMFTAFGLGPVYVHGISIAIAFVIITILHIVLGELAPKTMAIRKSETITLWSAALLTFFYKLMYPFIWALNGMANGLLRLFRMAPASEIDSAHSEDEIRILMKESNKSGLIDNTELALVDNIFDFTDTTAREIMIPRTEMICLNANESMLENLEIASDSMRTRYPVYNGDKDHIIGFIHIKDLMRSQLTDTISVIRPILAVPDTTLISDLLKRMQRSKTQIAILIDEYGGTSGLVTLEDIMEEIVGEIQDEFDHERPAIEQVDEMEYSIDGLMLIEEVSERFGLEMDRADYDTIGGWLYSRVDAIPPEVGQSVEYGGYVFVIQETEHKRISRVNVIKLELLVEEEGA comes from the coding sequence ATATTGAATTTATTGTTAATTGGTTTACTTGTATTAATGAATGGTTTCTTTGTGTCGGCGGAATTCGCGATGGTGAAAGTTCGTGGAAGTCGGATTGAGGCTTTGGTGGAAACGGGCAACAAAAATGCAATATATGCTTCCAATATCGTACGCAATATGGATGCATATCTGTCAGCTTGCCAATTAGGTATAACGCTGGCTTCACTGGGACTTGGATGGTTGGGAGAACCGGCAATTGCACATCTGTTAGAGCCCATGTTTACCGCATTTGGACTGGGACCAGTTTACGTTCATGGAATCTCTATTGCCATTGCATTTGTAATTATAACGATCCTGCATATTGTACTGGGAGAACTTGCTCCCAAAACGATGGCGATTCGAAAATCTGAAACGATCACGCTGTGGTCTGCAGCCTTGCTAACGTTCTTCTACAAGTTAATGTACCCATTCATATGGGCCCTGAACGGTATGGCTAACGGCTTGTTGAGACTATTCCGAATGGCACCAGCTTCGGAGATCGACTCCGCACATAGCGAAGATGAAATACGTATTCTGATGAAAGAAAGCAATAAGAGCGGTTTAATTGATAACACTGAATTAGCACTTGTTGATAATATATTTGATTTTACGGATACAACCGCCCGTGAAATTATGATTCCGCGGACGGAAATGATTTGTCTGAACGCCAATGAGTCCATGCTGGAAAATTTGGAGATTGCCAGTGATAGTATGCGAACAAGGTATCCGGTGTATAACGGAGACAAGGACCATATTATCGGCTTTATTCACATTAAGGATTTGATGCGATCCCAACTTACGGATACCATCTCCGTAATCCGGCCGATCCTGGCTGTGCCAGATACCACACTGATCAGTGATCTGCTCAAGCGAATGCAGCGTAGCAAGACACAGATTGCGATTCTAATCGATGAATATGGCGGAACCTCCGGGCTTGTCACGCTTGAAGATATCATGGAAGAGATCGTAGGCGAGATTCAGGATGAGTTCGACCATGAACGTCCTGCCATTGAGCAAGTGGATGAGATGGAATACTCTATTGATGGATTGATGCTGATTGAAGAAGTCAGTGAAAGATTCGGACTAGAGATGGATCGTGCCGATTACGATACCATCGGGGGCTGGCTATACTCGAGAGTAGATGCCATACCACCTGAGGTCGGTCAATCGGTTGAGTATGGAGGGTATGTATTTGTCATTCAAGAGACAGAGCACAAGCGGATCTCTCGAGTGAATGTGATTAAGCTGGAACTGTTGGTTGAAGAAGAAGGCGCGTAG
- a CDS encoding MBL fold metallo-hydrolase: MASDNLITEGLTGLEEVAPDILSLRTLFVNVVFIGEPGSRNWVLVDTGMARFTDHIVQVASERFQGPPSAIILTHGHFDHVGTVIELEQFWGVPVYAHPLEIPYLTGLKDYPPADPSVGGGLMSRLSFAYPNEAINLDDRIFSLPKDHSVPGVSGWEWVHTPGHTPGHVSLFREADRLLIAGDAIITVKQESLWSVLLQDKQLHGPPSYFTTDWQAAHQSVQHIRHLEPKLAITGHGHALSGDMLSESLKQLDLDFEESTVPDHGKYVD, from the coding sequence ATGGCATCTGACAATCTGATTACAGAAGGGTTGACGGGGCTTGAAGAAGTCGCGCCCGATATTCTCAGTCTGCGTACACTATTCGTTAATGTCGTGTTCATCGGAGAGCCAGGAAGCAGGAACTGGGTCCTCGTGGACACCGGAATGGCGAGGTTCACGGATCATATTGTTCAGGTTGCAAGCGAACGTTTTCAAGGTCCGCCATCTGCGATTATATTGACACATGGTCACTTCGACCATGTAGGAACCGTTATTGAACTGGAACAATTCTGGGGTGTACCTGTGTATGCGCACCCGCTTGAAATTCCATATTTGACGGGATTGAAAGATTACCCGCCGGCGGACCCTTCTGTAGGTGGAGGTCTAATGTCCAGATTGTCATTCGCTTATCCCAATGAGGCAATCAATCTGGATGATCGGATATTCAGTCTGCCGAAAGATCATTCCGTTCCAGGCGTATCGGGATGGGAATGGGTGCACACGCCAGGTCACACACCTGGACATGTGTCACTGTTTCGGGAAGCGGATCGTTTGCTGATTGCAGGGGACGCGATCATTACGGTGAAGCAGGAATCGCTGTGGAGTGTGTTACTTCAGGACAAACAGTTGCATGGCCCGCCGTCCTATTTCACAACCGATTGGCAGGCTGCACATCAATCTGTTCAGCATATAAGGCATCTGGAGCCGAAACTTGCCATTACTGGGCATGGGCATGCCTTGAGCGGAGATATGCTAAGTGAATCCCTCAAGCAGCTTGATCTGGACTTTGAAGAGAGCACGGTGCCGGATCACGGCAAATATGTAGATTAA
- a CDS encoding C39 family peptidase produces MFLNVLLWLIILWVISLHFSFPKKDRMYKVNVPSTCHIQSPNRLDIQKNYECAAFSSAFVLRHFGVESNGTKLYETVPRKLLDGTVYPKAVVVFFRKLGYEAMYLRGNVNTLKKQISQGVPVILFIKVQLKQRYLHFVPVVGYDETHFYLAESLDHKMNCDEKYYNRKISISELNTLWRSWLPFCQNSYIVVLPV; encoded by the coding sequence TTGTTTCTCAATGTATTACTTTGGTTGATTATTCTCTGGGTGATCTCCCTTCATTTCAGTTTTCCCAAGAAAGATCGCATGTACAAAGTCAATGTGCCAAGCACTTGCCATATTCAATCTCCCAATCGATTGGATATTCAGAAAAACTATGAATGCGCTGCATTTTCCAGTGCGTTCGTCTTGAGACATTTCGGGGTGGAGTCCAACGGGACAAAGCTCTATGAAACCGTTCCTCGCAAATTACTGGATGGGACGGTATATCCTAAAGCGGTCGTTGTTTTTTTCAGAAAGCTTGGATATGAGGCAATGTACTTACGTGGGAATGTGAATACGTTGAAGAAGCAGATCAGCCAAGGGGTGCCTGTTATTTTATTTATTAAAGTACAACTTAAACAACGTTATTTGCATTTTGTTCCTGTCGTTGGCTATGATGAAACGCATTTTTACTTGGCCGAATCGTTAGATCACAAGATGAATTGTGATGAAAAATATTACAATCGGAAAATCAGCATTAGTGAACTGAATACGTTATGGAGATCATGGTTACCTTTTTGTCAAAACTCATATATCGTCGTACTTCCAGTGTAG
- a CDS encoding aminopeptidase: MNTFETNLQQYAELAVQVGVNVHPGQTLVVNAPISAAHFVRLIVKAAYGKGAKLVKVNWSDETVTRLHYDLAPDEAFSIEPKWFAAEMTELVEEGAAILHVIAENPDLLNGVAQERIITSQKVRGKALEKYRSYQMADKFSWSIVAVPSPEWAAKVFPDLPEAQQVDRLWDVIFKTVRIGEQDAVAEWKTHLQNLDSRADLLNNKKYKKLHYTAPGTDLTIELPEGHIWVSGGSVNEQGHVFIANMPTEEVFTAPLKTGVNGTVRSTKPLSYGGNLIDGFSLTFENGRIVDYTAEQGLDALKNLIEMDEGAHYLGEVALVPHQSPISDTNILFYNTLFDENASNHLAIGNAYAFCLEGGKTMSKEELIERGMNSSLTHVDFMIGSGEMNIHGVTSEGAEEPIFLQGNWAF, from the coding sequence ATGAATACTTTTGAAACGAATCTGCAGCAATATGCTGAACTGGCTGTTCAAGTCGGTGTTAATGTCCATCCTGGACAGACACTCGTGGTTAACGCTCCAATCTCGGCAGCGCATTTTGTACGACTGATTGTCAAAGCAGCTTATGGTAAAGGTGCCAAACTGGTCAAAGTAAACTGGAGCGACGAGACCGTTACACGTCTTCATTACGATCTTGCACCTGATGAAGCCTTCTCTATTGAACCGAAATGGTTTGCAGCTGAAATGACGGAACTCGTTGAAGAAGGTGCCGCTATTCTGCACGTCATCGCTGAAAATCCGGATTTGCTGAACGGAGTAGCTCAGGAACGGATTATTACTAGCCAAAAAGTGCGCGGCAAAGCGCTCGAAAAATATCGTTCTTATCAGATGGCTGACAAATTCAGCTGGTCTATCGTAGCCGTTCCTTCTCCTGAATGGGCAGCTAAAGTGTTCCCGGATCTGCCGGAAGCACAACAAGTGGATCGCCTGTGGGATGTCATTTTCAAAACAGTACGCATCGGTGAACAGGATGCTGTTGCCGAATGGAAAACCCATTTGCAAAATCTCGATTCCCGCGCCGATCTGCTGAACAACAAAAAATACAAAAAGCTCCACTATACAGCTCCAGGTACAGACCTGACCATCGAACTTCCAGAAGGCCATATCTGGGTATCCGGTGGAAGTGTGAATGAGCAAGGACATGTCTTTATTGCCAATATGCCTACGGAAGAAGTATTCACGGCTCCACTGAAAACAGGTGTTAACGGCACAGTGCGCAGCACGAAACCACTGAGCTACGGCGGCAATTTAATTGACGGATTCTCCCTTACATTTGAGAACGGTCGAATCGTAGATTACACCGCTGAGCAGGGACTGGATGCACTCAAAAACCTGATCGAGATGGATGAAGGTGCACACTATCTGGGTGAAGTAGCCCTTGTTCCACATCAGTCACCAATTTCCGATACGAATATTTTGTTCTACAATACCCTGTTTGATGAAAATGCCTCCAACCACTTGGCGATCGGTAATGCCTATGCCTTCTGTCTCGAAGGTGGTAAAACGATGTCCAAAGAAGAGTTGATTGAACGTGGCATGAATTCCAGTCTCACTCATGTAGACTTCATGATTGGATCTGGGGAAATGAATATCCACGGCGTTACCTCCGAAGGCGCGGAAGAGCCAATCTTCCTGCAAGGAAACTGGGCATTTTAA
- a CDS encoding aminopeptidase, which yields MLSFEQKLDRYAELAVKVGANVQPGQVFVISAMIDTAEFVRLLVRKGYEAGAKQVIVKYGDETVNRLRFEMAPEESFQEPPKWHAAELEELAANNAAFLTVLSSSPDLMKGIDPERISTHQRAFGQAMAKYRQYQQADKMSWTGVACPSPDWAAKVFPNLSAAEQVSQLWEAIFAAVRADLEDPVAAWEQHIERLETKAVALNNKKYQALHFLSPGTDLTVELPEGHIWAQAGSVNEQGTPFVANIPTEEVYTAPAKLGVNGTVTSTKPLSYGGSIIDRFSLTFENGRIVDFHAEEGQDTLERLISMDEGSHYLGEVALVPFHSPISESGILYYTTLYDENASCHLAIGSSYASNIQGGKTMSPEELSARGMNNSITHVDFMMGSPETDIYGITANGEREAIFLKGDWAF from the coding sequence ATGTTAAGTTTTGAACAAAAACTGGATCGTTACGCTGAACTGGCTGTAAAAGTAGGCGCAAACGTGCAGCCAGGGCAAGTCTTTGTCATCAGTGCGATGATTGATACTGCTGAATTTGTACGTTTGTTGGTCCGCAAAGGATACGAAGCTGGCGCCAAGCAGGTTATTGTAAAATACGGAGATGAAACCGTCAATCGCTTACGGTTTGAGATGGCCCCTGAGGAATCCTTCCAAGAGCCACCGAAATGGCATGCGGCAGAGCTTGAAGAACTGGCGGCCAATAATGCAGCCTTCCTGACCGTATTGTCATCCAGCCCAGACCTGATGAAAGGTATTGACCCGGAGCGGATCTCGACACATCAGCGTGCATTTGGTCAGGCAATGGCCAAGTATCGTCAGTATCAACAAGCAGATAAAATGAGCTGGACGGGTGTAGCTTGTCCTTCCCCCGATTGGGCAGCCAAAGTATTCCCGAATCTATCGGCAGCTGAGCAGGTTAGCCAGCTATGGGAAGCCATTTTCGCTGCGGTAAGAGCTGATCTGGAGGACCCTGTAGCGGCTTGGGAACAGCATATTGAACGATTGGAGACCAAGGCCGTTGCATTGAACAATAAGAAGTATCAGGCTCTGCACTTCCTCTCCCCGGGGACGGATCTGACCGTCGAACTCCCTGAGGGACATATCTGGGCGCAAGCTGGGAGCGTGAATGAGCAAGGTACCCCTTTTGTAGCGAATATCCCTACAGAGGAAGTATACACAGCTCCAGCCAAACTTGGTGTCAACGGTACAGTTACCAGCACCAAACCGCTCAGTTATGGTGGAAGCATTATTGATCGTTTCTCACTCACCTTCGAGAATGGACGCATTGTTGATTTTCATGCGGAGGAAGGTCAGGATACGCTCGAAAGACTCATCTCCATGGATGAAGGTTCCCATTATCTTGGCGAAGTGGCTCTGGTTCCCTTCCATTCCCCGATTTCTGAGAGCGGTATCTTGTATTACACCACGTTGTATGATGAGAATGCGTCCTGTCACCTTGCGATCGGCAGTTCCTATGCATCTAATATCCAAGGTGGCAAGACGATGTCTCCCGAAGAGCTTTCAGCCCGTGGCATGAACAACAGTATCACCCATGTGGACTTCATGATGGGCTCTCCCGAGACGGACATCTACGGTATCACGGCAAATGGTGAACGCGAAGCCATCTTCCTTAAGGGAGACTGGGCATTCTAA
- a CDS encoding DUF2500 domain-containing protein encodes MGIESSWMFDLFGTVFPVVFVLLIGIVLLSMGKEVWRWGRNNSEPLLTVPSRITSRRMKMSQSQSEPGSTARTLYYVTFEVESGDRLEFKVNGEEYGLCAEGDEGRLSFKGTRYVGFERYNRVYSERLRG; translated from the coding sequence ATGGGCATTGAATCATCCTGGATGTTTGATTTGTTTGGAACCGTCTTTCCGGTTGTATTTGTTCTGCTTATAGGTATAGTTCTTCTGTCTATGGGAAAAGAGGTATGGAGGTGGGGGCGTAACAACTCCGAGCCACTGCTTACCGTACCTTCACGAATCACCAGCAGACGGATGAAGATGAGTCAGTCGCAATCTGAACCAGGCAGTACAGCGCGAACATTATATTACGTCACCTTTGAGGTAGAGAGTGGAGATCGGCTCGAATTCAAAGTCAATGGCGAAGAGTATGGTTTGTGCGCTGAGGGGGATGAAGGACGGCTCTCATTCAAAGGAACGCGTTATGTCGGCTTCGAGCGATATAATCGCGTATATTCCGAACGCCTACGCGGTTAA
- a CDS encoding sigma-70 family RNA polymerase sigma factor: protein MKSWIEGAMKGEPEAYTQLMSQYRGMALAVAYNRLGDTFWAEDVVQEAFTEAFGNLSKLEDSEAFPGWFKVIVERQCYRWLRRKQHTLIPVQELEHVFHEEDQSHNPEEQAVQNEMHRTLRDSIAILPSSMRIAVELFYLEGYSLREISDFLGVKVPALKKRLFDARSKLKRSMPVRDLVSVFSDLYEGGKGLLHIMNGDHAANRLRESGIEGDILVWRELYTFGPVAKDMGDVKERKNRASVLERQLGIPQTEYLQIEELERKLHSFQQYKEIVLWFEYDLYDQTMLSYLLHYFKGQALQNTKLNLLYIDSYPEIEHFRGLGQLTSTQIERLSGSWHVIDTDELQAGAQFWEAYTSSDIRHHLDYLQADTSALPFANAAFKAHLSRLPSVSNGLGVIEQTTLETIKAGVERPYPLFQEVGNKLHILGMGDLEYWAHLKRMTEGPYALLQLTGATIFPNFRQHDEKFGDAVLSLTELGIQVLSGEADWALLKQDEFWIGGLHNERGEQAKWRWNPASETVNEIEST from the coding sequence TTGAAGTCATGGATTGAAGGAGCGATGAAAGGCGAACCCGAAGCTTACACACAACTGATGTCTCAATATCGCGGGATGGCTCTTGCTGTTGCCTACAATCGGTTGGGGGATACATTCTGGGCAGAAGATGTCGTGCAGGAGGCGTTTACTGAGGCCTTTGGCAATCTGTCCAAGCTGGAAGATTCGGAGGCTTTTCCCGGGTGGTTCAAGGTGATCGTGGAGAGGCAGTGTTATCGCTGGCTAAGACGCAAGCAGCATACCCTGATTCCCGTTCAGGAGCTGGAGCATGTATTCCATGAAGAGGATCAGTCGCATAATCCAGAAGAACAAGCGGTGCAAAACGAAATGCATCGAACGCTGCGTGATTCGATTGCAATTTTGCCGTCATCGATGCGGATTGCTGTTGAACTGTTTTATTTGGAAGGATACTCACTCAGGGAAATATCGGATTTTCTCGGGGTTAAGGTACCTGCATTAAAGAAAAGGCTGTTCGATGCCCGATCCAAACTCAAGCGCTCTATGCCAGTGAGGGATCTGGTCTCTGTGTTCAGTGACTTGTATGAAGGAGGAAAAGGATTGTTACACATTATGAATGGCGATCACGCTGCCAATCGTCTAAGAGAGAGTGGAATCGAGGGAGATATCCTCGTATGGAGAGAATTGTACACGTTCGGGCCAGTAGCCAAAGATATGGGAGATGTAAAGGAGCGTAAGAATCGGGCATCCGTGTTAGAGCGGCAGTTGGGCATTCCACAGACGGAATACTTGCAGATTGAGGAGCTTGAACGCAAGTTGCATTCGTTTCAACAATACAAGGAGATTGTCTTATGGTTTGAATACGATCTCTATGATCAGACAATGTTATCTTACTTATTACATTATTTCAAAGGACAAGCACTCCAGAATACGAAGCTGAATCTGCTCTATATTGACTCGTATCCAGAGATCGAGCACTTTAGGGGACTGGGTCAACTAACCTCCACACAGATCGAACGTCTGTCTGGCAGTTGGCATGTGATTGATACGGACGAGCTACAGGCAGGTGCACAGTTCTGGGAAGCCTATACGTCATCTGATATCCGGCATCATCTGGATTACTTGCAGGCAGACACTTCTGCGCTCCCCTTTGCGAACGCTGCCTTTAAGGCACATTTGTCTCGTTTGCCATCTGTATCAAACGGCTTGGGAGTCATTGAGCAGACGACACTGGAGACCATTAAAGCAGGTGTGGAGCGTCCATATCCTTTGTTTCAAGAGGTAGGGAACAAGCTGCATATTCTCGGGATGGGTGATCTTGAATACTGGGCACACCTGAAGCGAATGACAGAAGGACCGTATGCGCTGCTTCAGTTGACTGGTGCAACAATTTTTCCTAACTTCAGGCAACATGATGAAAAATTCGGTGACGCAGTCCTGTCGCTGACGGAACTTGGGATTCAGGTGCTGAGTGGAGAGGCAGATTGGGCGCTACTGAAGCAGGATGAATTCTGGATCGGTGGATTGCATAACGAAAGGGGGGAACAAGCGAAGTGGCGCTGGAACCCAGCTTCTGAGACCGTAAACGAGATTGAGTCGACATAG
- a CDS encoding glucose 1-dehydrogenase, whose translation MSFTDQVVVVTGAAQGIGRSVAEAYAVAGAKVVLADNKEAEGAAAAASIRNEGGEAIFVQCDVRSEQDITNLFRTTVEEFKQIDVLVNNAGLAKWKSPYELTLEEWDDVLNTNVRSCFLASREAAKHMKSNEHGGAIINMASTRALMSEPDTEAYAASKGAIVALTHALAVSLGKDQIRVNCISPGWIETGDVKKLKKEDHEQHPSGRVGVPSDISRACLYLSDPSNTFVTGTNLVIDGGMTRKMIYED comes from the coding sequence ATGTCATTTACAGATCAGGTCGTTGTTGTAACCGGTGCTGCTCAGGGAATAGGACGCAGTGTGGCTGAGGCTTATGCGGTCGCTGGGGCCAAAGTTGTTCTTGCCGACAACAAGGAAGCCGAGGGTGCAGCAGCCGCAGCTTCCATTCGTAATGAAGGCGGAGAAGCCATCTTTGTTCAATGTGATGTTCGGAGCGAGCAGGATATTACGAATCTTTTTCGGACCACCGTGGAAGAATTTAAGCAAATCGATGTTCTGGTGAATAATGCAGGACTTGCAAAATGGAAGTCACCCTATGAGCTAACGCTGGAAGAATGGGACGATGTACTCAATACCAATGTGAGAAGTTGCTTTTTGGCGAGTAGGGAAGCAGCCAAACATATGAAAAGCAATGAACACGGGGGTGCCATTATCAACATGGCTTCTACCCGTGCACTAATGTCTGAGCCGGATACCGAAGCCTATGCTGCCTCCAAAGGGGCAATTGTGGCTCTGACGCATGCGCTGGCAGTCTCACTGGGCAAAGACCAAATTCGGGTCAATTGTATCAGTCCGGGATGGATTGAGACAGGAGACGTGAAGAAACTGAAAAAGGAGGATCATGAACAGCATCCCTCCGGTCGTGTAGGTGTACCTTCGGATATCTCCCGTGCTTGTCTATATTTATCTGATCCAAGCAATACCTTTGTCACAGGGACCAACCTCGTTATTGATGGAGGCATGACCCGAAAAATGATATATGAGGACTAG
- a CDS encoding cell wall hydrolase yields the protein MAVIKANSEDVKLLARLMRAEAEGDGEQGMLLVGNVSVNRVLVDCLDFKDIRDINRMVFQNPGGYESTQKGYFYQRARQSEIRLAQRVINGERFWPASNSLWFFRPVGECPETWYNQQNTGRFKAHCFFSPSGEDCPEVY from the coding sequence ATGGCTGTTATTAAAGCCAACTCAGAGGACGTCAAGCTATTGGCTAGGCTAATGAGGGCGGAGGCTGAAGGTGACGGCGAACAAGGTATGTTGCTTGTGGGCAATGTAAGTGTGAACCGGGTACTGGTGGATTGCCTGGACTTTAAGGATATTCGCGATATCAATCGTATGGTATTCCAGAATCCAGGAGGCTACGAGTCCACACAGAAGGGTTACTTCTACCAGCGGGCAAGACAGTCCGAGATTCGTCTGGCACAACGTGTGATCAATGGAGAGCGTTTCTGGCCTGCCAGCAATTCATTGTGGTTCTTCCGACCTGTGGGCGAGTGTCCTGAAACGTGGTATAACCAGCAAAATACAGGACGTTTCAAAGCGCATTGTTTCTTCAGTCCTTCAGGCGAAGACTGTCCGGAAGTATATTAA